The Methanoculleus sp. SDB genome includes the window AGCACGTGGATGGCTTTTCCCATGATATAATAGGTCTCGATGCCGTCGCGCTCTTCGCGTGATTCCGCATGCTCCTCGAGCCATGGGATGTCGATCTCCACGTTGAAGTGGCCGGCGTTTGAAAGGATCGCGCCGTTCTTCATGCGGGGGACATGCTCCCCCGTAATAATCGAGGTGTTGCCCGTGGTGGTGATGAAAATGTCGCCCACAGCGGCTGCCTGCTCCATCGTCATGACAGAAAATCCGTCCATATGCGCCTCGAGTGCCCGCCGGGAGTCGATCTCCGTGACGATCACGCGGGCGCCAAGTCCCTGCGCTTTGCGGGCGAGGCCACGGCCGCAGTATCCGTAGCCCGCCACGACGAGATATTTTCCGGCGATGAGCGAGTTCGTGGTTGCCATGACGGCGGTGAGCGCACTCTCCCCGGTCCCGTGGACATTATCGAAAAACCGTTTCATGGGAGTGTCGTTGACCGCGATGACCGGGAACTCGAGCTTCCCTTCGGCCGCCATCGAGCGAAGGCGGTGAATGCCCGTCGTCGTCTCCTCGCACCCTCCGATGATACCCGGCAGCAGATCGCGGCGTGCGGTGTGCAGGCGGTGGATGAGGTCCATCCCGTCGTCAATCGTAATGGCAGGAGCCGCATCGAGCACACGGTCGATTGCGGCGTAATACTCATCGGTGCTGCACGCCCTCTTCGCATAGCAGTGCACTCCCCCGACATCGTTGAGGGCCAGTGCGACATCATCCTGAGTCGAGAGGGGATTGCATCCCGTGATAAACACCTCGGCGCCTCCTGCCGCCAGCGTTTCCACGAGTACGGCGGTCTTTGCCTCGACATGGAGCGCCATGCCGATCGTGATCCCCGCAAGAGGCCGGTCCTCCTCGAACACTTTTCCAATCTCAGCCAGCACTGGCATATACTGCCGTGCCCATCCCATTTTCAGCCGTCCTGATTGCATTGTCAGTCCCCGGTTCTCTCCGAAACCTTCTGATCATGTCGCCCTGCACAGTAATCAGATCTTCCCTTTCCCGGCAGCAACATTTATCAGGCTGAAACCGTATCATTCCAGCATTCCCCTCTCGGAAATGACAGAGGGTACGGGGAGGAGTGCTGTTTTTTACGGTGATACGCAGGTGCGGCCATTCATGCATCCCATGGTGCCGCGGTGCCGGTATCTGCCGCGGGCACCTTTCGGCAGGGAGCACACCGGTTCGGGGGGACGGGATGCAACGGAAAAACCGAGGTGGATTGAATGAAAGACATGCGCTTGACAATAGGAGCACGAAATCCCTTTGCCCTGGCGGAACTGGTTGAGAATCGCCGGATCGAATGGAAAGAATTGGAACCCGGTGAAAGGAGGCGGATCCTTGAAAAGAACTGTGGGTGCAGCTATGACCGGCTCTTTAGCCCGGAGTCGGAATCTCCCGTTTTCGGACCGCTTCCTGATATGCCGGGGGGGTGGAAATAATGGCATTTGCGTGGCAGAAACCCGCAGGAGTGTTTTCAAACGGCCCGATAATGTCCTTCTCAGAGCCGGTGCAGGGCGTCCTGAAGGATTGCCATTTTATCGCCGCCCTGTCGAGCCATGCATGGACGTCGTTAATGCGGCCCTCTCTCTGCGGGAACGACGGTGAATGCAATCTGTACTCGTTCTCGTTCTATCCGTATTCCCCCGATTCCCCGTACCGTTCCCCGGCGCAGAATGTCGAGGTTTCCGAGCGGGTCTGGCTCAATGACAGCCAGTACTGGGGAGCCCGCTCCAGCGATCCGCAGGAGTACTGGCCGGCTGTATACGAAAAAGCGTATGCGGCGTTCCGATTGGAGCAGAACACGGATACACCGGACATGAACGTCCTTAACACCACCGGAAACCCGGTCATATCGCTGGTTCACCTTTTGGGAAAAACACCGGTGTTTGTCACGAACGCCGGACTGAGTGCGGACGCGGTATTTGGCAAAATTCTGCAGAAAACGAGAGGGTTTAAGACTACTTTGCCGATGGCTGCCTGGACCTACGAATCGGAAAATCAAGCCCCCGCGCCGGTGACCTACGATACCGATGCTCTCGTTGCGAACCATTCCTATTCGATCCTCGGCATTTTCAATCCGCCTACGGGCGGGCATTACATCGTTCTCAGGAATACCTTCGGCACCGGCGCAGAGGAACCCGATGACGGCATCGCTCACGGAGTATGGAAATATGAAGGGAATCCCGCGGGCATCAACCTTGACATCGCAGACGGCATATTTGCACTCGAAAAGACCCTCTTCCATGATTATTTCGAAGCGTTCGGGTACGTGGGGCTGCATTAGGGAGAACCTGAGAAAAAGCCAAAAATTATAAAAAGTATTTTATATCTTTACTGGCATATAAAATTTATTCATTATACCGGAGGTGTTCTGGTGGCGTCCGACACGCTGAAAACCCGGTATTTCGCTGTCGTGGCACTGGTTGCTCTGCTCGCTACGATCGTTTCCGTTTCTTCGGCGGCATGCACCTCCACGCCGGCGGGTGTTGTCACATGTGTCACGCCCCAGACGCCGGACACCGATGAAACCGCACCGGACATCTCGGGCGACTGGATTGTCTGGGAAGAGAGGCGGGAGGGGTATCTGGATATCGCAGCCTGGCGCATCGGCACCGCCACGGATCGGCTGCTGACACCCGGCACCAATGAATCCGACCAGTACTCGCCCGTGATCTGGGGCGATCGGATCCTATGGACCGATTTTTCGACCTTCTCTGAACAGCTGCATGCCTGCAGCCTTGCATCGGGGGAAGAGCAATGCCTGGCCGGGCCGGGCGAATGGCAGTCCGATGCTGCGCTCTGGCAGGATCTGGCTGTATGGATACAGGACGGGGATGTTTATCTGCGGGATCTCGCGACGGGCTTAGTGGACCGCATTACCGAAGATCCCACGTGGCAGTCCGCACCTGCCGTGTGCGGTGATCTGATCGCGTGGGAGGAATGGAGCATCAGCGGATTTAAGGATATTGTCCTTCTCAATCGTCGTACCGGCACAGTGACCCCCCTCACCCCCGATACACCGGATTCGGACCAGTGCTCCCCCTGCATCTCGGGGAGCCGGATCGTGTGGGAGGACTGGTCCTCCGGCACCGGCGATATCATGCTGCATGATACCCTTACGAACGAAACGACTCTCCTTACCCCCGACACACCGTTTTCCGACCAGTGCTCCCCCCGCATCTCGGGGAGCCGGATCGTGTGGGAGGACTGGTCCTCCCTGTACAGCGACGTCATGCTGTATGACATGGTGAGCGACGAAAGAACGCTCCTTACTCCCGATACTCTTTCGTCGGACCAGTGCTCGCCCCGCATCTCCGGCAGCAGAATCGTGTGGGAGGACTGGGAGCAGGGCACTGCCGACGTAATGCTGCTCACGCTGGGTTCGGAAGGGCAATGTACCGCCGCCGGTTTCACCTGCGATCCTGTATGTGGTGAAGCGCCCCTCCCGGTCAGTTTTACCGACACGTCGTCCGGCGCTCCGGGTGCATGGCACTGGGACTTCGGTGACGGGGCGTTTTCAACGGAACAAAATCCGGTGCACACCTACACCGAAACCGGGAGCTATACTGTACGACTGGATGTCGCGACACCCGTCTGCCGCGATTCCGCGTTGCTCGCGGACGCCGTTACGGTGGGGGCGGCGCCGGCTGCGGCCTTTGACGTCAACGTAACCTGGGGGCTGCCCGGGCTGGTCGTCGCTTTTACCGACAAATCGACGGGAAATCCCGACACGTGGAACTGGGATTTCGGTGACGGATCCGTCTCGGACGAACCCGATCCCGTCCACACGTACGGCGCAGCCGGCAGCTATAGCGTGCGGCTGACGGTGGAAAACAGGTTCGGCACCGGCACCTGCCAACGCCCCGCCCTCATCACGATTGTTCAGGCCGAGCCGGGAACAGTGTACCTCTACCACCCTACCGTCCGGACAGTCCCGGGCGGGGATCCGCCGCACGTGATCATCACCCTCTCCGGCCTGCCGGCATACGACTTTAATCCTGCTGTGAACAAATCCGCAATTGAACTGACATACCCGGAGGGTTTTAGCCTTGCGTCCGTTCTCCTTCTCTCGGACGATGAAGGATTTTCCGAAACGGAGAACGGCACGATCACAGGAGTCGTGACCGGTGCGGTATTCTCGACCCGCAGTCTCGATTTCAGCCCGTCCTCCCCCGTCTCGCTTGAGGTTACCTGCCCGTGCTATACGCCGGAAGGCAGCATCGGCGTGGCCGTGTGGGCGAATGCGACTCCTGAGGACAGGGATAATGTCAGAACGATTGCATACGGAAGCGATTTCACCAGCGTCCGCAGCATCGCGTCCACCGTCCGGTTTGGGCCCGCGGGCGTGGTCCCGTCATCATGCACGGTGTACATGGGGGCATCACCCGACTGGGTCGCGGAGATGGGGGGGAACGAAAGCATCCATATCGTACGGATTACCGATGCGGGAGGCGAAGTGCTTGCGACACACCCGCTCGGTACAGGTGACGGGAATCCGGCATGGTTCGGGGCACGTTCGCCCCGCGGCTGTTCGCGGTTTGTGCTCACCTCCCTCACCGGCTCCGGGAATCCGTTCCAGTTCGTGTTTCGCGTGATCGAAGAACAGTATGTCCCCGACGGTCCTGAAAAAAGCCGTTCCGCCCCCGTCGTCGGAGGGCGTGCCGAAGCGGTGGTCCTCAGCGGGATGGCCGATGTATACCGTGAAACAATGGCATATACCGAGGCGCTCCTCCCCTGCAACGCGACCGGCTACACGAACTGCTCGCTGACGCTCCGGTCGAAGGATGATGCAGGCTCGCTTCTCATCAGGCACGGAACGCTGGCTCAGGGCACTGCGTCCGTGCCCGTCTCCTCGATCACTATCGTACCCCTCCCGCGGGACTATATCCCCCGGGCGGATGAAGGGCTCATTCCGGTCTATGCCGTGGACATGCAGCCCGACGGTGCGACCTTCGACCCGCCGGCCCAGCTCTCCCTCTCCCTTCCCGATGACGTTTCCGCCGGTGTGTATTCCATCAAACGGTGGAATGCCGGTACCGGGCTCTGGGAAGAGTGTTCACCGGTGGAAACGGCGGAGAACCGCACCGTCACCTGTGAGGTTGATCATTTCTGCATCTTCGGTCTCTTTACGGATGCCCCTCCCGTCGCCGGGACGCCGGCCGCCGTTTCTGCTGCCACCGCTGTCCCCCTGCCGGTGACACCGCCCGCCGCCCGGGAAACCATGCGCCCGACGCACCTGACGATCAGCGGAGGCCTGATTGCATGGGTGCTGGGGGTTGCCGGGACGTATTCCCTGATTATCATTGCCGTAGCCGCAGCCCTGCTCGTACTGCTGCTTGTCATGCGCCGCATGCGGCGAAGGTGAACGGAGGCCCGCCATGTATGCTTCCGGCCTTCCGGCGGAGACGGCGCCCGGTGTCCGGTTAGCCGCCGGGGCGCATGACATTCCGCGCCTGATCCGGCTGACGCGATCCCGTGATCCGGAGATCCGGTGGCAGGCGGCGGAAGCGCTCGGGACGATGGGCTCTCCTGCGGTTCCCTTCCTCCTGAAGGCGCTGTCGCACCCGTCGGCCGATACCAGGGTGGGTGCGGCGGAAGCGCTCGCCGTAATCCGTGATCCGGCTGCGGTCACCCCCCTTGCAGGAGTTCTCCGGACCGATCCCGTCTACGAAGTGCGGTGGGCGGCGGCACTTGCGCTCGGATGGATGCGGGATGTCCGTGCGGTGCCCCATCTGGTGGCGGGGCTCCGTGATTCAAGCAAATACGTGCGCTCCGGTGCGGCAGACGCGCTCTCCCTGTGCGGCTGGGCACCGCAGGACGAGGAGGAGGAGTCGTTCCTGTTCGCCGCGAGACAGGAATGGGACAGGCTGGCACACCTCGGCGGAGCAGCCGTCCCCCCCCTGCTGCTGGCCCTTGGAGACGATGATCCGGCGGTCAGGACAGCAGCAGCAGAAATCTGCGGGCATATCGACGATTCACGGATTCAGACCGCCTGCGGCATCGCCGTCATGGACGAAAATCCCCGTGTCCGCTGGAACGCAGTACGTTCGGCCCCGCGGTGTTCGATACCCGCAGTCCGCCTGCCCCGCTGGCTTATCAACCGGAAACGCCCCGGAAAAGCACCATTGGTTGTGGCGTTCCTCAACCTCCTCTTTCCGGGTATCGGATATAATTACCTCGGAAAATGGTGGGGTTTTCTGCTCTTTCAGGTCAATATCACGCTGATACTCATTTTTTCGCTCTGGATAGGCCCGCTGCTCCCCCAGATTGCTTCTTTCGGTGTTTCGTCCCTGTTTGCCGTCCATTCATACCACCTTGCCCGCCGGATGCTCGGGGAACCCTGAGGTGATGCATGATGAAAATTCCCGGTTTCCCGCCCGTCTCCCCCGATATCGGCGCAATGGCTGCACGCCCCGATGTGGCCGGCCTCGTGAAAGCGCTGGGATATCCGGATCCCGATATCCAGTGGCAGGCGGCCGATGCGCTCGGGGCGCTGGGCCCTGCCGCAACGGAGGCACTCGCCGCAGCACTTGGATCACGGAACAGGGACATCAGGATAGGAGCGATCGAAGCGCTTGCAGCTCAGAAAAGCACCGGTGCACTCCCCCTGTTGATCGAAACCCTGTCGGACCGGGGAAGTGAAATCCGTTGGGCGGCGGCACTGGCGCTGGGCTCCGCCGGCGATGCCCGTGCGATCCCGCCGCTCGCAGGGGCTCTCGGCGACCCTGACAAATACGTACGGCTCGGAGCGACGCACGCACTGCAGGAGCTCGGCTGGGAACCCGGCGGAGCGGATGAATGGGGGCTCTATCTTCTCGGGATGATGAACTGGCCGGCACTCGAACGGATGGGGCGGACCGCGATACCCGCTCTCGAGCACGCACTTGCCGATCGGGATCCATCGGTGCGTGCCGAAGCGGTCGGGGTGATCGGCAGGATCGGCGATCCGATGGGCATCCGCGCACTGACCCTCGCTCTCCGGGACGAATGCGAAGAGGTGCGGTGGGCGGCCGTCCGTGCTGCGCCTTCGTGCGGCATCTCCCCGCTCCATGTCCCCCGGTGGCTTCAGAAACGCCCCCGCGTCCGGAAACATCCCGTCATCGCAGGTATGCTGAATTTCCTTCTTCCGGGCATGGGGTACTTCTATCTCGGGATGTGGTGGGGGATCGTGATATTCCAGCTCGATGTCTCGGCAACCCTCTGGTTCTTCGCCTATATGGGCACGGAAATTGCCTATGAAATTCTTTTTCCCATCTATGTGCTGCTTGCCGTCCATGCCTGGTACCTCTCGCGCCGGATGCCGGAGGCATGACGCCCCTGCGCAATCCTCATGTAGCTGTCCGCTGAACCATTACCCATGGCACTCTCCAAACGCATTATCCCCTGCCTTGACTTAAAAGACGGCCGCGTGGTCAAAGGAACGCATTTCGTGGACCTGCGGGATGCCGGCGACCCGGTGGAGCTTGCACAGCGGTATAACGAACAGGGAGCGGACGAGGTTGTTTTCCTTGATATCACCGCATCCCGGGAGGAACGGAGTGCGATCATCGACGTGATCAAGCGTGCCGCGGATCAGCTGTTCCTGCCGCTGACGGTGGGGGGCGGCATCCGGTCCCTCGACGATATGCAGCAGCTGCTCCGGGCGGGTGCGGACAAGGTGAGCATCAACACAAGCGCGGTAAAAGATCCCTCGCTTATCAGCAGGGGTGCCGAGATGTTCGGCACCCAGTGTATCGTTGTGGCGGTGGACGTCCGGCGAAACACCACGCTCCGGCCGGATGTGACGGAAATACCGCTTCCCGACGGGAGCACGTGCTGGTATGAGGTCGTGATCTACGGCGGCAGCAGGCCGACCGGTATCGACGCGATTGCGTGGTGCCGCGAAGCGGAGGAGAGAGGTGCCGGGGAGCTGCTCGTTACCAGCATGGAGACCGACGGGACAAAACAGGGATTTGACATTCCCATCACCCGGGCGATCTCCGATACCGTCGGCATTCCGGTCATCGCAAGCGGCGGCGTCGGCACGCTTTCGCATTTTTATGAAGGATTTACTGCCGGCGGTGCCGATGCATGCCTTGCGGCGAGCGTCTTTCACTTCGGTGAAATGACGGTAAAAGAGGTGAAGGAGTACCTCAGCGGCCGCGGCGTATCGGTACGGCTCTGAGGTCAAGTTCAAGACCCGCTACGGGCTGGTCGAGCAGAAATGCGGTAAGCACCCGCGGGTGCACCTCGCCGAACGTCCCGACGGCTGCGCCATCCGCCACGATCGTGCCGCGGCGGCCGGGCAGGAACGACGGGTCGTCAGATTCGCGCGCGGCATACGGCATGGCCAGTTCCCGGCAGAGGACATCCGCCGCCGCGTAGATCTCGGAAAAGTCCGCCTCGGTGTGCATGCTTACCATGGCGACGGACTGGCACGTTTTCCCGTCACGCACCACGTCCCCCACCGCAAAGAGGCGCTGGGGGAGTTCGCGGTGCAGGTTGTTCTGGAGCGTCTCAAGGAGGAGCGGCAGCATTGCACTCCTCACGACCGTCTGCTCCTCCGAGATCGGGTGCATCACTCTCTGGGTGGCGGGGTCGTAACTCCGTTGCATCGCGGTGAAGAGCACCCGCTCGCTGGTCAGCGTGAAGGGAACCATCTCGAGGTAGCCGAGACCCGCACAGATCTCGCGCACCGCCCGGCTGCGGGTATTGATGACGTGGGCAGCCCCGACCGTTGCCGTCGGAGGAAGGGCAGCGGGGATATTTTCATACCCGAACGCGATCGCCGCATCCTCGAAGATATCCCAGTCATGCATGATGTCGGCCCGGTAGCAGGGCACCTGCACCCGCACCATGCCGTCGCCCTCCGGTTCCGCGCCGAACCGCATCTTTTCGAGCAGCCCTGCAATCTCTTCGGGCGAGAGGTCAAGCCCGAGAAGCGACCGGCAGTCGGCGGCGCTGACCACTCTCTCGTCGGGTGCGAGGGAGGGCATCGATACCCCGTCGACGGTCACGCTCTCGATCTCCGCGCCTGTCTCCGTGAATGCGGTGCAGAGGATATTGACGGCGGTCATGACGGCACGCCGGTCCGTCCCGGTCGTGTCGAGCAGGATGTCGGTGGTCCCGGTCGTCACCCGTGTCAGTTCGCCGTTGATGATGGGTGGAAACGAGAGTACCTGGTCGTCAGCGTCGACGATCAGGGGGTAGCGTGAAAACGGCTCCACCAGATGGGCATAGTCCCGCCCCTTCGGGTGGCCGGTGAGGATCTCCTCCATCGTCATTTCCTCCGTGAAATCCAGCGGAACAAAGGAGGTTTTCGGGTCTG containing:
- a CDS encoding adenosylhomocysteinase, which produces MQSGRLKMGWARQYMPVLAEIGKVFEEDRPLAGITIGMALHVEAKTAVLVETLAAGGAEVFITGCNPLSTQDDVALALNDVGGVHCYAKRACSTDEYYAAIDRVLDAAPAITIDDGMDLIHRLHTARRDLLPGIIGGCEETTTGIHRLRSMAAEGKLEFPVIAVNDTPMKRFFDNVHGTGESALTAVMATTNSLIAGKYLVVAGYGYCGRGLARKAQGLGARVIVTEIDSRRALEAHMDGFSVMTMEQAAAVGDIFITTTGNTSIITGEHVPRMKNGAILSNAGHFNVEIDIPWLEEHAESREERDGIETYYIMGKAIHVLAEGRLVNLATPKGMGHPIEVMDLSFGLQALCTRYIAEHGRGLPGGVYDVPPEIDEAVARTKLDALGIAIDTLSDEQVTYMQSWDIGT
- a CDS encoding imidazole glycerol phosphate synthase subunit HisF, translated to MALSKRIIPCLDLKDGRVVKGTHFVDLRDAGDPVELAQRYNEQGADEVVFLDITASREERSAIIDVIKRAADQLFLPLTVGGGIRSLDDMQQLLRAGADKVSINTSAVKDPSLISRGAEMFGTQCIVVAVDVRRNTTLRPDVTEIPLPDGSTCWYEVVIYGGSRPTGIDAIAWCREAEERGAGELLVTSMETDGTKQGFDIPITRAISDTVGIPVIASGGVGTLSHFYEGFTAGGADACLAASVFHFGEMTVKEVKEYLSGRGVSVRL
- the pheT gene encoding phenylalanine--tRNA ligase subunit beta (catalyzes a two-step reaction, first charging a phenylalanine molecule by linking its carboxyl group to the alpha-phosphate of ATP, followed by transfer of the aminoacyl-adenylate to its tRNA; forms a tetramer of alpha(2)beta(2); binds two magnesium ions per tetramer; type 1 subfamily), translating into MPIISLPYTYLESLTGADRDTILSRIPLFGADIERLEEDHADIEFFANRPDLFSTEGVARALRGFLGIETGCPHYTVNPSGIAFTVDPLLADIRPHLGSAVIRNVSLDEDGIASLMGLQESLHWAVGRGRKKVAIGVHDLGAITPPFRYIAADPKTSFVPLDFTEEMTMEEILTGHPKGRDYAHLVEPFSRYPLIVDADDQVLSFPPIINGELTRVTTGTTDILLDTTGTDRRAVMTAVNILCTAFTETGAEIESVTVDGVSMPSLAPDERVVSAADCRSLLGLDLSPEEIAGLLEKMRFGAEPEGDGMVRVQVPCYRADIMHDWDIFEDAAIAFGYENIPAALPPTATVGAAHVINTRSRAVREICAGLGYLEMVPFTLTSERVLFTAMQRSYDPATQRVMHPISEEQTVVRSAMLPLLLETLQNNLHRELPQRLFAVGDVVRDGKTCQSVAMVSMHTEADFSEIYAAADVLCRELAMPYAARESDDPSFLPGRRGTIVADGAAVGTFGEVHPRVLTAFLLDQPVAGLELDLRAVPIRRGR